Sequence from the Laspinema palackyanum D2c genome:
GCGCGAAACCCCTCTCCCCAACTGGCGCGGACCCCAGCTTGTGCCGCTTGATGATAGATGAAATCCACATCGGCAAGCAGCGATCGCCAGTCTAAGGACTGGATATCCGCTTCAATCAGTTGAAAGGCGGGATGGGTTGCAAAGGAGGCAATATTCTGGCGTTTTAAGCGCGGGTCGTAATAATCGTTGAATTGGTCAATGCCAATCACCCGTTCCCCGCGATCGAGCAGTGCCTCAGCTAAATGAGACCCAACAAAACCCCCCACACCCGTCACAATATTTATCGTCATAAATTCACCATAGGTTCAGTTGAAGAGAAATTAATGCAAATCACCCTAAAGAAGCTATCCCGTTCTAGCATAAAATCGATTGGGTCACCATTATGGCCGACTCAGAGATCAAGTTAAGTGCTAAACGAGGGAACAGTGAAGGTTTTAGTTGTGGGAAATGGGGGCCGCGAACACGCCCTTGCTTGGAAACTGTTGGAGTCTAAAACGGTTGAGACTGTGTTTTGTGTGCCCGGAAATGGAGGCACGGCAATTTTAGAAAATTGCCAAAATTTAGCCTTGACAGCGACAGATTTTTATGGTATTAAAGAGGCGGTCCAAACCCATGAAATTGGGTTAGTCGTGATTGGCCCAGAAGTGCCCTTAGCAATGGGAATGGCCGACTACTTACACCAGGAAAAAATCCCCGTATTTGGTCCTTCTCAATCCGGTGCACAACTGGAAGCGAGCAAGTCCTGGGCGAAAGCATTTATGCAAGATGTGGGAATTCCCACGGCGCGATCGCAGAGTTTCACCGATGAAGAAATCCCCCAGGCATTGGCTTATGTGGAAGAACAGGGTGCGCCGATTGTGGTCAAAGCCGATGGATTAGCCGCTGGGAAAGGGGTAACGGTGGCGGCAACGGTGGAAGAAGCCAAAGCGGCGATCGCCGAATCCTTTGGAGGCAAATTTGGCCTATCCGGTGAATGCATCGTGGTTGAAGAGTGCTTGATCGGTCAAGAAGCCTCCGTATTAGCCATTACCGATGGCTTAACCGTGCGCCCCTTACTTCCGGCCCAGGATCATAAAGCCGTGGGAGAAGGGGATACAGGGCCGAATACCGGGGGAATGGGAGTCTATGCACCGGCCCCCTTAGTTACTCCGGAGATGATGGAACGGGTGCAGAGGGAGGTCTTGGAACCGGCGATCGCCAGTTTGCGCGATCGCAACATCGACTATCGCGGCGTCCTCTATGCCGGACTGATGATTTCCCCGGAAGGTGACATCAAAGTGCTGGAATTTAACTGTCGCTTTGGGGACCCCGAAACCCAGGCTATTTTGCCCCTCTTAGAAACCCCCCTGGACGAAATTCTCCTCGCCTGCGTCAACCAAACCCTAGCGGAACTTCCTCCCCTGCGCTGGAAAAATGGAGCCTCCGCCTGTGTCGTCATGGCCGCCGGAGGATATCCCGGAGACTATAAAACTGGGGATGTGATTACCGGATTAGAGCAAGCGGAGGCGATCGGGGCCGTCACCTTCCATGCTGGCACCGAACTCCAAAACGGACAAGTGCTCACCAAAGGAGGAAGAGTCCTCGGCGTTACTGCGATCGGCACAGATTTTGACGATGCCTTTGCCAAAGCCTATCAAGGCGTAGAACAAATCCATTTCGATGGGTCCTACTATCGCCGAGACATCGGCCATCGCGTCCGGTCCCCAATTGCTTAAAATTCAGGCGTAGCATTGCCTTCCTCTACGTTTGTTAATGCGGCATAAGTAGAGGGAGGCAATGCCTACTGTTCATGAAATAGCCTCGGTTGGGGTGAGCTTGCATCGTTTCCATTGGCTTAATAATGTTGTTGCGGTCTGGCTAAATTTTTAAACTTGGTAAACTGGGGGTCAAACAGCAACTTAATTGTCCCAGTTGGTCCATTCCGATGCTTGGTAATAATCACTTCAGCAATTCCTCGGTCTGGGGTGTCAGGATTATAATACTCTTCACGATAGAGCATGACCACAATATCCGAGTCTTGTTCAATGGAATTATGGGCAATAATATTGTTGGCAATGAAATTGTGATGAACTGGCACTGTTAAATCAAACACTTCGGTTTCTCCATCGGGTGCGATCGCCACAATTTCATCCCAGTAAACATCGCTATTCGCTAACCGAGTAATCTCTTCTGACTGAACCACCGTAGCAAGTTTAGCAGCGCGATCGCGGCTCACGTTCTTTTTGTAAAGGCTTGTTCCGCAGTGAGCAACCCCGAGTTGAGCCTGCATCTGCCGTATCGTTTTCCCAGAACGCTGCATGGCAGGAACAGCATACATTCTCCAGATCTCATGGGGAATCACATCCCTATTTGTGTTTCCGGAACGCACTTCGAGATAGTTAGCAACTTCTTGAAGTGCTTGCTGTTTGTAGTCGCCAACTGCACCAATTTGGGTGATAAATTTTTCTAAATCTGGCTTTCCACTTACCCAAACTTGATGCTGTTCCCGACCTTTTCCCGGTTGAGGACTAACAGATAGTCGAGCGTTGATACCCAGTCGGAGTAAGAGGGCCTGAACGTTTTGGGAAAGTTTGGGACTACTAGAAGTGTAGTAAACAGCCGGATAAGAATTTTTTACTTTGCTGGTTTTAATACAACCGTCGGTACTCCAGAGGTGACGCAAGAAAAGGGCGATTTCTTCTGGGGGTTGTTCAAACACCATTTTAGGAACATATTTCTCATAAGATCTTAAACCAAACACACCCATCGATTCTAACCAGATCACCACTGGATTTCTGACCTTATGAGTGAGGTGGTAGCTGGCGGCAAGATAGACCTGATACCAGTCTCGCTCTTTAACAATTCGAGGCTTTACGAGGTCCCCAAACACTTCAACCGCTAAAGAAACAACCAGATCAGCTAAGTCTTTCTCTCTTGTCGTGTATTGGATCGCGTGTCTAGGTAGGGTGCATCCATCCCCAATTAAATGCCCCAGTAATGCTAACTCAGGATGACGATATGATCGCACCGAGGAACTGGGTAATTGACGGGGTAACGCGAGGCGATCGCCCTTCTGCAACTCATCCAGTCGCTTCCATCCGTCAATGGCTAAAAACTGATGATTCCCAGTTGCTCGAATTTGACGTCCTAGGCGAGTCGTGAGTTTAAAAACAGGCTTGACCCCCGTACAGAAGGCATGACTCACGATCGCCCGTTCTAACTGCATTGTAACTGGATTGAGTGCCCAAACGGCAAAACCCGATTGACCCACTAAGTCCCGAATCGGTACATCTACCCCCCTATCTGCCAAGGTAATCAAACTATCCCCAGTTAAACAACCGGATTCACGTAAATCGGACATCATCGGGCGTTTATTCGTTCGCGCTTCTACCCCCCGACTGAGTTGGGACAAGGTAATAATGGGAACATTTAACTCCCGCGCTAATTGTTTCAATCCTCGGGTAATTCTTGATAACTCTTGGACCCGATTATCCGGGCTACTGCCTTCCATTAACTGCAAATAATCCAGGAGAATTAATCCCATTTGTCCCCCCTGTTCTGCTTGCAGTCGCCGACATTTGGAGCGAATATCGGTAATGGTAATATTGGGAGTATCATCAATAAACAGGGGTAACTCGGAGAGATTCCCGATCGCAATACTTAAGGCTTCCCATTCATTCTGAGCAATCCGTCCCGATCGCAGTCGATTACTTTCAATTCCCGCTTCCCCAGACAACATCCGTTGCACCAGTTGTTCCTTGGACATTTCTAGGCTAAATACCGCCACGGGTAATTTATGAAATTCGGCAATATTGCGCCCTAGGTTCAAGGCAAAACTGGTTTTCCCCATCGCCGGTCTCCCAGCTATAATAATTAAATCAGACCGCTGCAAACCCCCGGTCATGGCATCTAAGTCATAAAACCCACAAGTTAACCCAGGTAAAGCTAACCCCTGTTGATGGATTTCAATATTTTCAAAAGTCTGAATCAGGGTTTCGGAAATCGAAACTAAACCCTGTTGAGGACGGTCCTGAGTTAGGCTGAAAATGGTTTGTTCGGCTTTATCGAGAAGGGTGGCTAATTCCGTGGTGGTATCAAATCCTAACTCAGCGACTTGATGTCCCCCTTGAATTAATTTGCGGCGCATATATTTATCGACCACCAGTTCGGCATATTGGTCAATATTGACTGCCGAAACCGTGCGTTCTACGAGTTGGGCCAGTTTGCTTTGTCCGCCGACTTGTTCGAGGAGTTTATGGTCGGCTA
This genomic interval carries:
- the purD gene encoding phosphoribosylamine--glycine ligase, translated to MKVLVVGNGGREHALAWKLLESKTVETVFCVPGNGGTAILENCQNLALTATDFYGIKEAVQTHEIGLVVIGPEVPLAMGMADYLHQEKIPVFGPSQSGAQLEASKSWAKAFMQDVGIPTARSQSFTDEEIPQALAYVEEQGAPIVVKADGLAAGKGVTVAATVEEAKAAIAESFGGKFGLSGECIVVEECLIGQEASVLAITDGLTVRPLLPAQDHKAVGEGDTGPNTGGMGVYAPAPLVTPEMMERVQREVLEPAIASLRDRNIDYRGVLYAGLMISPEGDIKVLEFNCRFGDPETQAILPLLETPLDEILLACVNQTLAELPPLRWKNGASACVVMAAGGYPGDYKTGDVITGLEQAEAIGAVTFHAGTELQNGQVLTKGGRVLGVTAIGTDFDDAFAKAYQGVEQIHFDGSYYRRDIGHRVRSPIA
- a CDS encoding replicative DNA helicase encodes the protein MAETLNFQGYSDRLPPQNIDAEESILGGILLDPEAITRVLDRLPPDGFSITAHQQIYKAAIALHFQGKATDLMTVTSWLADHKLLEQVGGQSKLAQLVERTVSAVNIDQYAELVVDKYMRRKLIQGGHQVAELGFDTTTELATLLDKAEQTIFSLTQDRPQQGLVSISETLIQTFENIEIHQQGLALPGLTCGFYDLDAMTGGLQRSDLIIIAGRPAMGKTSFALNLGRNIAEFHKLPVAVFSLEMSKEQLVQRMLSGEAGIESNRLRSGRIAQNEWEALSIAIGNLSELPLFIDDTPNITITDIRSKCRRLQAEQGGQMGLILLDYLQLMEGSSPDNRVQELSRITRGLKQLARELNVPIITLSQLSRGVEARTNKRPMMSDLRESGCLTGDSLITLADRGVDVPIRDLVGQSGFAVWALNPVTMQLERAIVSHAFCTGVKPVFKLTTRLGRQIRATGNHQFLAIDGWKRLDELQKGDRLALPRQLPSSSVRSYRHPELALLGHLIGDGCTLPRHAIQYTTREKDLADLVVSLAVEVFGDLVKPRIVKERDWYQVYLAASYHLTHKVRNPVVIWLESMGVFGLRSYEKYVPKMVFEQPPEEIALFLRHLWSTDGCIKTSKVKNSYPAVYYTSSSPKLSQNVQALLLRLGINARLSVSPQPGKGREQHQVWVSGKPDLEKFITQIGAVGDYKQQALQEVANYLEVRSGNTNRDVIPHEIWRMYAVPAMQRSGKTIRQMQAQLGVAHCGTSLYKKNVSRDRAAKLATVVQSEEITRLANSDVYWDEIVAIAPDGETEVFDLTVPVHHNFIANNIIAHNSIEQDSDIVVMLYREEYYNPDTPDRGIAEVIITKHRNGPTGTIKLLFDPQFTKFKNLARPQQHY